From Micromonospora rifamycinica, a single genomic window includes:
- the purE gene encoding 5-(carboxyamino)imidazole ribonucleotide mutase yields the protein MSTVGLIMGSDSDWPVMRAAAETLDEFGVPYEVAVVSAHRTPVKMIDYGRDAVDRGLKVIIAGAGGAAALPGMVASVTPLPVIGVPVPLKHLDGMDSLLSIVQMPAGIPVATVSIGNARNAGLLAVRILAATDPALLARMVAFQADLEDLVAEKDAALRASLA from the coding sequence GTGAGCACCGTCGGGCTGATCATGGGCAGCGACTCGGACTGGCCGGTGATGCGGGCCGCCGCCGAGACGCTGGACGAGTTCGGGGTGCCCTACGAGGTGGCGGTGGTCTCCGCGCACCGCACCCCGGTCAAGATGATCGACTACGGCCGGGACGCCGTGGACCGGGGGCTCAAGGTGATCATCGCGGGGGCCGGTGGTGCCGCCGCGCTGCCCGGCATGGTCGCCTCGGTCACCCCGTTGCCGGTGATCGGCGTACCGGTGCCGTTGAAGCACCTGGACGGGATGGACTCGCTGCTGTCCATCGTGCAGATGCCGGCCGGGATCCCGGTGGCCACCGTGTCGATCGGCAACGCCCGCAACGCCGGCCTGCTCGCGGTCCGCATCCTGGCCGCCACCGACCCGGCCCTGCTTGCCCGGATGGTCGCCTTCCAGGCCGACCTGGAGGATCTGGTCGCCGAGAAGGACGCCGCCCTCCGCGCCTCCCTGGCCTGA